From the genome of Buchnera aphidicola (Drepanosiphum platanoidis):
ATGACGATTCATAATAATCAATTTTTAAACATTTCTGATATAGATTTTTCATTTCCTAAGCGTCTAATAATTTCAGAAAGCATTTTAGCGATACTTAAGACCTTAACTTGAGGTAATAATTTCATATTTTTTGATAATGGAATGGTATCACAAACTATTACTTTATTTAAACAAGATTTTGCTATGTTTATAAATGCATTACCTGAAAAAACTGGATGTGTTGCGTATGCATAAATTTTTTTTGAACCCATTTTTTTTAATGCTTTAGCTGCATTACATATAGTTCCTCCAGTATCAATCATATCATCAATTAAAATACAATTTCTTTTATTAACATTACCAATAACGTTCATTACCTTTGAGATGTTATATGAAGGTCTTCTTTTATCAATAATTGCTATTTCTGAATCATTTAACAATTTTGCTATTGCTCTAGCGCGTATAACACCTCCAATATCTGGAGACACAATAATTGGATTTTTAATTTTTTTTTTTAAAATATTTTCTAATAATACTAAACTTCCAAAAATATTATCTACGGGGATATCAAAAAATCCTTGTATTTGTTCAGAATGTAAATCTATTGTCAATACTCTATCTACTCCTGTATTTGAAAGAAAATCTGCTATTATTTTTGCTGTAATTGGAATTCTAGCTGATCGTACTCTTTTATCTTGTCTTGCATAGCCAAAATATGGAATTATTGCTGTAATTCTTCCAGCAGAAGCTCTCCTTAATGCATCAATCATTACTATTAATTCCATTAAATGATCGTTACATGGAAAACAAATTGATTGAATTATAAATATGTCTCCACCTCTTACATTTTCTTTGATTTGAATGTTGATTTCTCCATCACTAAACTTATTAATTTTAGCTAATCCTAGTTTACATTTTAATATTTTAGTAATTTTTTTAGATAATTTTTTTACAGAATTTCCAGAAAATATTTTCATAATAGACATTATTTATTACCTTTTTTATTATAAAACTATTTTTTGTTAGAATTTTTATTATTTTTAATTT
Proteins encoded in this window:
- a CDS encoding ribose-phosphate pyrophosphokinase, whose translation is MSIMKIFSGNSVKKLSKKITKILKCKLGLAKINKFSDGEINIQIKENVRGGDIFIIQSICFPCNDHLMELIVMIDALRRASAGRITAIIPYFGYARQDKRVRSARIPITAKIIADFLSNTGVDRVLTIDLHSEQIQGFFDIPVDNIFGSLVLLENILKKKIKNPIIVSPDIGGVIRARAIAKLLNDSEIAIIDKRRPSYNISKVMNVIGNVNKRNCILIDDMIDTGGTICNAAKALKKMGSKKIYAYATHPVFSGNAFINIAKSCLNKVIVCDTIPLSKNMKLLPQVKVLSIAKMLSEIIRRLGNEKSISEMFKN